The following coding sequences are from one Niveibacterium umoris window:
- a CDS encoding RnfH family protein, producing MKVSIAYAEPGRQAWLNIEVEEGTRVRDAIEESGIYAQFPHIDLASQRVGIFGKAVKLDAPLRAGDRVEIYRPIQCDPMTVPRRPGFELDSDEA from the coding sequence AAGTATCCATCGCTTACGCAGAGCCGGGCCGGCAGGCTTGGCTCAACATCGAAGTGGAAGAGGGCACGCGGGTACGGGACGCGATCGAGGAGTCCGGTATCTACGCACAGTTCCCGCACATCGACCTCGCGAGCCAGCGGGTCGGCATCTTCGGCAAGGCCGTCAAGCTCGATGCGCCGCTGCGGGCGGGTGACCGGGTGGAGATCTATCGCCCGATCCAGTGCGATCCAATGACTGTGCCGCGGCGCCCGGGCTTCGAGCTGGACAGCGACGAAGCCTGA